The Miscanthus floridulus cultivar M001 chromosome 7, ASM1932011v1, whole genome shotgun sequence genome includes a region encoding these proteins:
- the LOC136466807 gene encoding uncharacterized protein, giving the protein MDHPWRFLAGAGTGADLCPVCCARHFPFCPPPPLPPRPFPYDLQPPPPPPPPNPFPYDFHPPPSPPPMWGPPPPGPHDPRPYELPGREGPHKRMRVGEAPPFDPYDFVPPPPPGRASVEGNRLLGLIRDHGRNPLPGCPPDGGFGYGGGRFYPRQGDDFTDFDQKLPPPMPIHDRHNGFGQGFVIEEAPYRKYFDVANHHFHQFHPEALPGVPLHPPLPLYPEAANPHGSHAWHLEAGAVPPPAEPPFPSNQDYRAALPRPTANSSLFPVLSGSPTTEIIPSTTRTLPQAHPMPNTNRYDGHINDQGPGFIYRPQSEQSLIDGRPTSAHYSLENSKVTIINACDLFKPPLRVSRPDHIVIILRGLPGSGKSYLAKALRDLEVENGANAPRIHSMDDYFMIEVEKKVEDTEGSKSSSASKGRRQLTKKVIEYCYEPEMEETYRSSMLKAFSKTLDEGNFTFVIVDDRNLRVADFAQFWATAKKSGYEVYLLEAPYKDPTGCAARNVHGFTLDEIKKMAADWEEAPPLYLQLDIHSLFHDDNLRGHSIQEVDMDTEDVDDANDTTSIIAENSQKAVQDPPYEGFSKPEEKWNSEVEDDLDGLKELGQSKWSTDFEDDTEKSKNTEENTHALSGLAQTYSTGRKSVSWGDRFEKGGFSISATKRKLTSSLVIGPGSGYNLVSNPLAEDDSTGTKGKTNNETKRRFSEQLRVEGESFRAVFDKTKQSIGVFENGDEE; this is encoded by the exons ATGGACCATCCGTGGCGCTTCCTCGCGGGCGCCGGCACCGGCGCAGACCTCTGCCCTGTCTGTTGCGCGCGCCACTTCCCCTTCTGCCCGCCGCCGCCTCTCCCGCCGCGTCCCTTCCCCTACGAcctccagccgccgccgccccctcccccgcCGAACCCCTTCCCATACGACTTCCACCCGCCGCCGTCACCGCCGCCGATGTGGGGCCCTCCACCTCCCGGGCCGCACGACCCGCGTCCCTACGAGCTCCCCGGCAGGGAGGGGCCTCACAAGCGGATGCGCGTGGGCGAGGCACCACCGTTCGATCCGTACGACTTtgtgcctccaccgccgccgggaAGGGCTTCTGTGGAGGGCAATCGGCTGCTCGGCCTGATCCGGGACCATGGGCGCAATCCACTTCCTGGTTGCCCACCTGACGGCGGCTTTGGTTACGGAGGAGGTAGATTCTATCCCCGGCAAGGAGATGATTTTACGGATTTTGACCAAAAGTTGCCACCTCCCATGCCGATTCATGATAGGCATAATGGCTTCGGTCAAGGTTTTGTGATCGAAGAAGCCCCTTACCGGAAGTATTTTGACGTTGCCAATCACCATTTCCATCAGTTCCACCCAGAGGCATTGCCTGGTGTGCCGCTGCACCCTCCACTGCCTCTCTATCCTGAGGCAGCCAATCCCCATGGTTCACATGCTTGGCATCTTGAGGCAGGTGCTGTAccaccaccagcagagcctcCATTCCCCTCTAACCAGGATTACCGTGCTGCACTGCCACGGCCAACTGCAAATTCGTCATTGTTTCCTGTCCTTTCTGGTTCTCCAACAACGGAAATTATTCCATCGACCACTCGTACCTTGCCTCAAGCTCATCCGATGCCAAACACAAACCGTTATGATGGACACATCAACGATCAG GGGCCAGGTTTCATTTATCGACCGCAGTCAGAGCAGAGCTTGATAGATGGAAGGCCGACCAGTGCACATTATTCTCTGGAAAATTCCAAAGTCACAATCATCAATGCTTGTGATTTGTTCAAGCCGCCCCTTCGTGTTTCACGCCCTGACCATATTGTTATCATCCTCAGAGGGCTTCCAG GTAGTGGAAAGAGTTATCTGGCAAAGGCATTGCGCGATCTTGAAGTTGAGAATGGTGCAAATGCGCCTAGGATCCACTCCATGGATGATTATTTCATGATTGAAGTTGAGAAG AAAGTGGAAGACACTGAAGGCTCTAAATCTTCTAGTGCATCAAAAGGGAGGAGGCAGTTGACCAAGAAAGTGATTGAGTATTGTTATGAGCCGGAAATGGAGGAG ACGTACAGGTCAAGCATGTTGAAGGCATTTTCAAAGACCCTTGATGAAGGAAATTTTACATTTGTGATTG TGGATGACCGCAATCTGCGGGTAGCTGATTTTGCTCAATTTTGGGCAACTGCGAAG AAATCAGGCTATGAGGTGTACTTGCTGGAGGCACCATACAAGGATCCAACG GGCTGTGCTGCAAGGAATGTGCACGGATTTACATTGGATGAGATAAAAAAGATGGCAGCAGACTGGGAGGAGGCTCCACCACTGTATCTGCAGCTAGATATACAT TCATTGTTCCATGATGATAACCTTCGTGGCCATTCTATACAAGAG GTAGATATGGACACTGAGGATGTTGATGATGCTAATGACACAACTAGCATCATTGCTGAGAACTCGCAGAAGGCTGTACAGGATCCACCATATGAAG GCTTCTCAAAGCCAGAGGAGAAGTGGAACTCAGAAGTAGAAGATGACCTGGATGGCTTAAAAGAGCTAGGACAGAGTAAATGGTCAACAGATTTTGAGGatgacactgaaaagtctaaaaATACAGAGGAAAACACACATGCTCTTTCTGGCCTGGCCCAGACATATAGCACTGGACGCAAAAGTGTCAGTTGGGGTGATCGG TTTGAAAAGGGTGGGTTTTCCATTTCTGCAACTAAAAGAAAACTTACTTCGTCACTAGTCATAGGGCCTGGATCTGGGTACAATTTG GTCTCCAACCCTTTGGCTGAAGATGATTCCACAGGGACAAAAGGGAAGACAAACAACGAGACCAAAAGACGGTTCAGTGAACAACTTCGTGTTGAAGGTGAATCCTTCAGGGCAGTTTTTGACAAGACAAAGCAGAGCATTGGAGTTTTTGAGAATGGAGATGAGGAATAA